In the genome of Bacteroidota bacterium, the window ACGGTCGGCATAACGGTATGTAATTGTGCTGATGCTGTTTCCTGCACCGTCAACAGTGGCGATAATATCCCAGTGAATGGCATCGGTGCTGCGTTCAATGGTGAAATAATCATTATTGGTTTCTGTAGCCGTTGACCATACAAGATTTGTCAGCCCTGATTCTTCTTCGCACATCGTTTCAAACATCAGCAGTTTAACCGGAAGTGTATTAATAGTAGAACCTGCGCCGCTCATCTGGCTGAAGCGTGTCACCCCGCTCCATATCAGGGCATTTGATGATTCCACCACATAGCCGCTTCCCACCTTGATGGCAACAAAGTTCGCATTCTCAATGCAGGTGTACCAATCTGTTCCATTGGTTTTTACCGGGTAGTAACTCGATTCCGTACCTTCAATATCGGTATCTGTGTATTGCATACGTATATCAAAATTCGGGTCAATGAACGAGCCGCCGGGTGTAACATCCCAGTAGCGCGTCAAATAATCCATTAAGCCGGGGTTAAGACCCGGAAGCTTGCTGTCTTTCACAAAAACATCAATGTAAGCGCCCGATATGGAGGTGGTTATGGCGTTCAGTGTGAAGGTGAAGGGTGAGTAATCATCATTGTCGCCCATGGGGAAGAAATAAGTAACATCATTTTTATCGTTGATTCTGTAACGTATCGTCCCTTTGGTACTTCCGTTATCGTAAGCCACGATGTAACACGTACCGCTTCCTCCTGTTATTGTTCCGTTGGCCGATGGGGTGCCTATCGTAAGCAGTTTTCCCGAAAGGTTCAGTTTACCCAGCGTTAAAGTAAGCATTCCTTCAACTCTCGTATTGACGGTTGTTCTCACACCCCCGGCGTTGGCTATTTCCAGATTACTGAAGTTGGTTGTTACGCTTCCGCCGATAGTCTGAAGCGCAGTGCCGTTTAGAATGATGGTGCCGGCAACGCTCGTAAATGCGCCGTCGTTGGTCCAGTCACCGCGAACACTCAGCGTATTTGAGCCACTTACCGTGAGCGATGCTCCGCTGCTAATGGATATCTTGCGGCATACACCTCCGGCTACGCCAATGACCGGCTGAAACAGAGCTGCCGGTCTGATTATGACATCGGTAGAAGCTGTCGGAATGCCGCCGCACCAGTTGGCCGCATTGTTCCAGTCGGTGCTTGTATTCCCGAGCCAGCTGCCGTCAACCAGAACACTCAGCACCACATCCTGAGTAAACGTATTCGTACAATTGGTCGGTGAGCTGGTAATCGTTAATCGTGTAATCCGAAGAATCTGCCCGTTATTGGCGGTGGTGAGAGCCGGTGTCGTGAATGATGATGTTCCCGACAGTCCCGAAACCAATCCTGTCAATGGAGTCTGAGCAACACCGTTAATCATATATTCAAGAGAAAAGGTGGTTGACGGCACCAGTCCGCTTACATTGATAAAGGCTGCCGAGCCGCCGCAAACGGCTGTTGCCTGAGTTGCGCCTGTTAGGGACGGTAAGGGGTTTACCGTTACCGGGATGGTTTGAGCATTGGTATAAACAGTCCCGTTCAGGTTTGTTGATACGGTAAGGGTGGCCATCCATGTTCCGCCTGCTGCAGAAGGAATGGATACATTTTGAGTGTTGTAGCCTGTAACGGCGCCTCCGGGAGCTGTAACGTCCCAATGGTAGGTGGGCGCGGCGCCGATGGCACCTGTAAAATTCCCTGTAAGCCCTATGGTTCCTCCCGCGCAGTCGGGTGCGGTAGCTGCGGGAACAGCGCCCAGTGTACCGCCGGCGCCGGCGGCCATAAGCTGTGCAAAAGTGAAGATATTTCCCGGCGCTCCCGAGCAGTTGGCAAAATCCACCGTTCCAATCCAGATGGCAACATTGTTGTTGCAGGTACCTGTCAGGCCGCCCAGTCCAACATAAACAATACCGTTTACCGGAAGCTTCAGGCTTACCTTGTTGTTGAAATAGATGGTTCCCGTTGTACTGTTAACCAGAATAGTCGGTGTGTTGAGATAAAAGGTAACGATGCTGCTTGTTCCCCCGTTCAGGTAAAGCGTGGCGGTGTTGGCAACCGTAACTTTGGTCATGGGTTGTGTGCTGATGCCCGTATTCCCGATCGTGATGGTGTGTCCTGCGCTTACAAGCACACTGCCGGTTCCGCTGTATTGCCCGGGATATCCTTGCCCGGCGGTAGGAGTAAGCCAGCTGCTTCCGTTGTAACGCTGCCATGAGGCGAGGGTGGTCCAGTTACCTGTTCCTGCCGAGCGGTAGTCGCCGGCAATCTGAGCATGGGTGAAACCTGAGGAAATGATAATGCACACAGCAATGAGCGTCAGGATGAAGAATCCTTTTGGTATGCGCGCAGTATGGAGAAGCGGCAGGCTCATGGCACCGTATGTTGGTTTGTTTGCTGTTTACTTTGCTGTAGAGTAGATTGCTTTCATTTTAAGAAGATTTTAATAATTAATATGCATGTGAAATTACGACAATTATACTATAGAATGAAAGGCACAAAAGACCTGTTATTTCAGGCAGGAACGCGTGCTTCCCCGCAGGACTTTTAACCTGTTTAAAACCTCTTTTGTTATACGACTTTCATCAATTGCGGCTCATGTATCATCACCACATAAAACAATCATTATCCGTGAGCCGCCGGATTAAAACCATTCATTCGTTCTACAGGCCTTAAACCCCTCCGGGGTAATATTTCTTCAGTCTTTTTTTTGACTTTCGACTTTTGACTTTCGACTTTCGACTCTCGACTCTCGACTTTTGACTTTTGACTTTCGACTTTTGACTTTCGACTTTTGACTTTCGACTTACGGCTCCCGACTCTCGACTCTCGACTCTCGACTCTCGACTCTTGACTTTCGACTCCCGACTCCCCTCCGACAGCCATTTTTAGTTCTTAGTTCTTCACTCTTACTTATTTCCTACCTTTGCAGCTATGAAGTTCACACAATACGATTTCGTTGCACCGCTGAAGATTAATCTCAAAAGGCTTGGTTTCAGCAGACCTACTGATATTCAGTATAAATCCATTTCGCCTATTCTGAAAGGTGAAGATGTGCTGGCCATTGCCCAGACGGGAACCGGCAAAACCGCCGCCTATGCTATTCCGGTTATACAGTTGTTAACTACCCGCCCTGCCATTACCGAACCCTTCTCGGTTCGTTGTCTCATCATGGTTCCTACGCATGAACTTTCAATACAGGTTGCCGGCGTCATTGAAGAATTAATTTTCGGACTTCCGCTTACCGTGCTCGGATTAATAGGAGGAGTGGAGCAGGCACCTCAGATTGCCATGCTCAAGCAGCGCGTTGATATTCTGGTTGCCACACCCGGACGCATGTTCGACCTCGCCAGCCAGGGATTTTTGAAGTTTACCGGTGTTGAAATACTCGTACTCGACGAAGCCGACCATATGCTTGAACTCGGATTCATCACCGATATGCAGCAGCTCATACGCCGCATTCCCAAAGGACGGCAAACCTTATTCTTTTCGGCAACTATCAACGAACATATTAAAGATTTGGCTTATGGACTGGTGCGCCATGCCGTCAGAATACAGATTTCACCCAAGGATCCCGTTTCCCGGAACATCGATCATTCGGTAGCTTTTGTGGAAATGGACGATAAACGCTTTTTCCTCGAACAGGTCATTAAAGCGCATCCCGACAGTAAGATACTGGTGTTTGTACGAACCAAAGTAAGAGCCGAGCGTGTCGCATCCGCGTTGGAAAGAGTAGATATTACCAGCCAGACCATTCATGGCGATAAAGACCAGGACGAGCGTTCTCAGGTTATGACAAATTTCAGAGAGGGTGTCAATAAAATTCTGATTGCTACCGATGTGAGCGCGCGCGGCATCGACATCCCCGATGTGGAATATGTTGTCAACTACGACTTACCCGAAGTAGCCGAAAACTATGTGCATCGCGTGGGACGTACCGGCAGAGGCGACAAGAGAGGTGTCGCCATATCTTTCTGCAGCAGCAGCGAAAAAGAAATACTGACTGAGATAGAAAATTTTCTCGAGCGCCCGGTCAGCGTGATGTCTATCAACAAAACAGAATACGAAGCCACCATCGACTTCTCGGAAGCCAGCCCTCACGACTGGCGCTCGTTGATTGCAGAGAATGAAGCAACTCCCGCACCTAAGAAGAAAGCAAAGAAGAAGAATTAACCCATGCCTTCAGATATTTTATAATTCACTGCTTTTGTTGTGATTTGCGAATGCTATAAATCATATCGGATAAGATACTATGTAGCTCAATTTTGCGTAAATTTGCATTGTGAATTTGTTATCAACACTAACTCGAATGCTTTATGAGAGTCAATACTAAAATCCGCTATGGCTTACGCACCATGATAGAACTGGGGCTGAACGAAAACAGCAAAAGCGATACAGGGCTGTACCAGAAAGAAATTGCCGAACATCAAAACCTTTCTGAGAAATATCTTGATCCTATCATTGCCGCTTTGAAGATTTCCGGGCTGATAAAGAATGCCGGTGGTAAAAAAAGCGGATACCTGCTCGCCAAACCTCAGTCCGAGATTCGGATATACGATATCTACCGCGCATTTGAGCCTGAGCTGTCCATTATTCATTGTATGAATAAACCTGTTACCTGCTTTGTTTCACATATCTGCGTTGCGAACGAATACTGGATGGATCTGAACGATGTCATTACCGGTCACATGAAAAAAACTACGCTCGAAGAAATGGTTAAAAAGCATGTGAAGATTAAAAAACGTATTGCGAAGGAAGTCCTTACAGGTCATTGCCAGTCGTAACGCCCTTTTATTATTCTGCATGAGCATACACAACACCTTGTGCGATGTGCATTTTTTTTCGAGGTTATCAATTCATAAAACCATAACTTTGTGAAAACTGAGTTCTGCACAGCCGGTACTTATTTTGTAATGTAATTAACTAAGGAAAAATGAATCAGCATTTACGCCTTTCGGAACTGGTGAATGAAATTGCGGAAGTAATCAGCGACCGTTTTGAAGGTGAGATGTTCTGGATAAAAGCTGAGATTACCGACGTAAAAAAGCAACCCGACAAACGCTGGTGCTTTCTTAAATTCATTGAAAAGGAAGGCGCATTTATTACAAGCGAAATGAAGGCGGTTTTCTGGGCAAACGCTTACGGTAGCATTGAACGGTTTGAAAAACTCAGCGGACGAATCTTCTCGAACGGGCTGGAAATAACATGTCAGGTCAGGGTACGCTTCAACAACCGCTACGGTATGAGTCTCGATGTGCTCGACATTGACCACGCCTATACCATGGGCGAACTCGAGCTGGAACGGCAAAAAACACTGGAGCGACTTGTGAGCGAAAATCCGGAAACCATCAGTCTGGTGAACGGGCAATATGTTACACGAAACAAACGACTCGAACTGCCTCTGGTCGTGCAGCGCATAGCATTGGTTACAGCTCCCGGATCCGACGGTCAGCGCGACTTCAAAGAAGTGATTACAAAAAATAAATATGGCTACGCATTTTCCGTTACTGAATTTCTGACACAGGTACAGGGCGATGCTGCCGGTGCATTGCTTGCCGGACAGTTAAAGCTGATTGGTGAAGCACAAGAGCAATTCGACCTGGTGGCTATGGTGCGCGGCGGAGGCTCGCAGACAGATTTTAAACCTTTTGACGATTACGAATTGTCGCGCCTGATTGCCGGCTTTCCATTGCCTGTAATTACCGGCATCGGCCACGACCGCAATACAAGCATTGCCGATATGATGGCACGCCAGCTCAAAACACCCACCGAAGCCGCATCGTATATAGTTGAGCATAATTTTAATTTTGAAAGTGAAATCATTCAGCTGAAAGACCGCTTTTTCAGAAGTGCCGAAAATCTTCTGAACGGCGCCCGCGAAAGCCTTCAGAATATGAAACGGATTATTAAAAGTTATAGTCCTGAATCCATTCTTAATAAAGGGTATGCCATTATTACTGTCAACGGAACAATTATCACCAATCCCGCCGACCTGAATCCGGATGATGAAATACAGACTATTTTAAGGAATGAAATTATTGAAAGTGTGATAACGAAAAAAAGAAGCAATGAAACCGAATTATAGTAAAGCTTACAACGATTTGCTGAAGCTTGTTGACCGGATTGAAGACGACGAAATTCAGCTCGATGTTCTCGCTTCAAAGGTAAAGCAGGCAAAAGAACTCATAGAATTCTGCGAAAACAGCCTTAGAGGAATTGAGACCGAAGTGAATGATGAGCTTACAGGACACAAGAAAAATTCCAAAGAGAGAAAATCGGAGAACTGATTACAATCGTTACAATTCGCAAAGTTGTTATTTATTTAAACCAGTATTATTATGAATACCTTTATCAGTGACATTTCAAACAAAGAATTTCCGGTAACAGAAAAAGTATCGGCACGAATAATACGACCATCGCTGCTTGCCATCATTCAAAAAGATAAACCGGCATTCACCGAAGAAAATTATCTTTCTGTTGACGAACTGAATTACTACCGCCAAAAATATATTTCCGACACTTTGGTGAGCGAAATGGGCGAACTCACGGAACTCGAACAAACCGTGCTGACTTCACTCACCGATAAAACCACCATTACCGATAAAGTTGATGTCGACAAGCAGCAGAACACGACTTTCGGGCAGCGTGTTGCCGATAAAGTTGCTTCATTCGGCGGCAGCTGGAAGTTCATTATCATGTTCGGTACTTTTATTTTTGTATGGATTTCTCTCAACGTTTTTATGCTCGCCAACAAGGGATTCGATCCGTATCCTTACATACTTCTTAACTTGATTTTGTCGTGCATCGCTGCCATTCAGGCCCCCGTAATTATGATGAGCCAGAACCGTCAGGAAGACAAAGACCGCGAACGCGCCAAAAAAGATTATATGATTAATCTGAAATCGGAATTGGAAATACGCATGCTGCACGAAAAAATTGACCATCTGATTATGCATCAGCAACAGGAACTGCTCGAAATTCAAAAAGTACAGATCGAAATGATGAAGGATATCCTTGAAAAAGTGGAGCGAAAACCGTAGAATAGGAGATATGATGATTTTGGGATATTTTACCCGACATTCATTAAATTTATTAGTTTTGCATCAGTAAACGGGTGCTTTGGATAAGGATACGGCGAAATATCCTGAGTTGAATACCGTTTTCTAAATAGTACCTTCAATAAATTTATATGGGCAGAAAATGGAATTTTAGTTTTATGAATATCTTCAGCCTGGTGATGGTTGTTACCTATATTGGAGTTGGTATTTACCTTCTTGTTTCACCCAAATTTGTTCAGATACAGAAAGAAGTAAAGGTTATTTTCGCTGTATTTTTTATGCTTTACGGGATATTCCGCTTAGCCAGAACATGGCCCAAATTAAGAAATTATAAACATTAAGACGATGGAACGGAAGATGCATTATTTACTGCTTTTTGTTGTGAGTCTGTTTTTTCTTTCCTGCGGAAGCGGTACCAAAATAGACGAAACACCTACACGCGGCAATATTAAAATCAGCGTCGATGAATCGTATAAATTACTTATCGAAGCTGAGGTGGATGTTTTTGAACGCATCTACACATATGCCGTTATCAATGCTGCCTATAAAACAGAAGTAGACGCTTTCAACGATCTGCTCAACGATTCGGTTCGGACCATTATTGCAAACCGGAAACTTACCGATGATGAAGATAAATATCTGCGCAGCAAATCACTGATTCCGCGTACTACATGTATTGCTTACGATGCGCTTGCTTTCATTGTGAATAATGATAATCCTGATTCAACGCTCCGTTACGACCAGATTCGTGATATTTTTCTTGGCAAAATCAGCAAATGGAATCAGGTGAACCCAAAATCATCGTCCGACAGTTTAACGGTTGTATTTGATAACAGCAAATCAGGAAACCCCCGTTATATAAGAGAGAAATTCAAAGTGCCCGGTAAGTTTCCTGCAAATTGCTTTGCTGTAAATTCGAACGAGGAAGTGGTAAATTATGTACAGAAATCAAAAAATGCCATCGGCATCATCAGCGTTAACTGGATCAGCGACCGCGACGATACTACATCAAACTCATTTATGAAAAAAATGCGTATCGTTGGTGTTGTGGGTGAAGGCGACACTGAGGGCATTGGCCCCTTCCTGAAACCATATCAGGGATACATTGCCGAAGGTTCATACCCCTTTTGCCGTGAGGTGTATATCATTTGCCGCGAATCATTCGCAGGACTTGGCACAGGTTTTGCCTCTTTTATTGCCGGCGATCAGGGGCAACGCATCGTACTTAAATCAGGATTGGTGCCGGCCACAATGCCAATAAGACTTATACAAACCAGATAATATTGAGAACCAGAGAGTGGAGGAACACAACATGAAACCAACTACCAGCAGAATCGCTAAAATTTTAATGTCGCTCGTTTTGATTGTACTTACGGGTATAAGCCTGAAAGCTCAGTCACTCGACAAGGCCATTCGGCTTACACGCAGCGAATTGTTTGACAAAGCTGAAGAAATGTTCAACCAGCTTATAGCTGCAGAACCCGCCAATGGCGTTAATTATTTTTACGCAGGCGATAACTACCTGCGCTCGTATCTTGCCGACACAGCAACGGTGTCCATGAAAGAAGCTGTTGATAAAGCTCAGGCGAAGTTTCAGAAAGGTTCTGAAATGGATATTGCAAATCCATTGTGTCTCGTGGGGCTTGGGAAAATTGCCATCTTTAAAGGCGATATGCCGGGAGCCAAATCCTATTTTGAAAAAGCGATAGCGAAATTCCCGAGCAAGACGAATAAAACATCTACTCTGAGCAAGGAGATGCAGGCGCTTACGTATACAAAAATTGCAGAAGCGCTCATTTGTACCGGTTTGAAAGATGTTACCACGGCTATGTCAGACATGGAAAAAGCTGTTGCGCTCGATACTAAAAATGCAGATATTTACCTGATTTATGGCGATGTCTATCTGGAAAACAATGATGGCTCGAACGCTATCTCCATGTATAAAATGGCACAGTCACTGAATCCCGCATCACCCAGCGCAAAACTTCGTTTGGGTAAGCTTTGGGTACGTGCCAAAAACTGGCAGGAAGCGATTGGCTATTATAAAGAAGCCATTGGTATCGACTCAACCTTTGCTCCGGCATATCTCGAACTGGGTGTAATATACATGCGTGCCAATCAGAATGAGAAAGCAAAAGCGAACTTTAAAAAGTATCTCGAACTTTCGGGCAATCTGAATGCAAAGAGACGTTATGTTTCTGTATTAATTGACACTAAAGACTACGCGGGCGCTATTGTGATACTGAATGAAATTGTTATGGTAGATTCTTCGAGTAACGATATCAACAGAGCGTTTGCCTATTGCTATTTTGAAACCGGAAAATACGACAAGGCCATCGTAGCTATGGAGAAATTCTTCAGGCTGGCAACTGTAGATAAAATATTGGTTTCCGATTATTCGTACTATGGCAAAATACTGTCTAAAAACGGTAAAGATTCATTGGCTATCCTGAATTTTAAAAAAGTAATCGGCATGGATCCGTCAAACTGCGATGTGCTTTCTGATATTGCCGCTGCTTACAATAAGATGAAAAACTATACCGAAGCTGCCAAGTATTATGAAATGAAAATCGCGCGCACTGAATGTAAAGCATCATTCGCTGATTATTATAATCTGGGTAGGGTATATTACAGCTTTGGTCAAACAACCAAAGACCGGACAATACTACTCAAAGCTGATACTACCTTTGCATATGTAACGAAGAGTAAACCCGATTTTCAAGGTGGTAAAAGCTTCTTCTATCGGGCGCTTATCATTTCAACACTCGATACTGTGAACAATACAGCTAAACCATACTTTGAAACGTACATCAATTACGCAAAGGTTGACTCCGTTAAGAATGCCAAAGACCTTGTAATTTGCTACGGTTACCTTGCCGCTTATTACTACTTTACTGTAAAAGATCCCTGCACTGCTATAGGCTATTGGGACCGTATCATTGGCCTTGATCCCAAGAACGAGAACACCATTGAGATTTTAAAAACATACCGCAGCAAATGCCCCGAAAAGAATAAATAGGGGCGATTGCGCTACAAAAAAAAGTCATGGCAACCCCATGACTTTTTTTGTTTTTGTCTTATGTCTTATGTCTGTAGTCTTATGTCTAACGTCTAATGTCTTTTTCTCCAAACACAACAGCCGTGTAAATATAAATGTCGGCATCTTTCCATCCGTTCCATCCAATGCCTGCCTTGTCCTGTGCACAATGTCCCAGAAATTGTTCTTTGGTCCATCCGGTCTCGGTGGCTACCTGAGGCAGAAATGTTCCGGTTGACGAACCTTTCACGATGTAAATGCCGTGTTTGCCCATTTCAATTTCGTCAATAGATGTAATTTTTTGCAAGGGCGAAAGTACAGATATTTCTATGTCAATGCTTTTCAGCTCATCTGTTGTAACTGCCGTAAATCGCGGGTCCTGTGTGCTTGCGGCAACAGCCATATCACGAACTGTCAGATAAAGCGGGCTTTCTGCAATGAACCTGCCGATGCAGCCTCTCAGGTCACCTTTTTTCTTAAGTGTTACAAAAGCTCCGCACTGCTGTTTTATGGTGCCTGAAAAATCTGATGAATCAATTACGGGCAGCTTATGTTCTTTGATGTAGGTTGTCAGCGTGCTGCGCGCAACATTCAGCAATTCTTTTTTATCTTTCTCGGTGATGGTGAAACCGCTGTTCTGCGATTGTTCGCGCGTGAAAACTATCGACGTATATCCCACAACTTTGGATGAATCGCCTACACCGGCATCGCCTGAATTCTTATATTCAAGCTCGGTAATGTGCACCGCACTGTTGTTTTCGGTGAGATACATCAGGGTAAGTACGGATGTCCAGCTGCACAGGCTCGTAACCAGATTCGGGATTGCTGCGGCTTCATTGGTGTTAAGCACGTCCAGCAATTTTTTAGGTGAATTGCTCAGGATGGCGTCCGATGTCAGTTTATCAGCCTTAACGGCATCTGTATATTTTGGATAATGCGAAAAGTCGGAGCTTATCACAAACAGATTTTCATCGTTGAAATAGGGCTTCAATGCACTCGAAATTTTCTTAACCGTTGCAATATCGTCGGTGCCGATAAGTATCGGAACAATGCTGAATTCCTTCTTCATATGAAACTGCAGAAACGGCAATTGAACTTCTATGCAGTGTTCGCTTTTGTGAGCTTCGGGATAATCTGCAAATACTGAATTTTCCCTGATTAGCTTTCGGGCAAGTGATGTGTCTGTTTTTACACGACCCAAGGGAGTTATAAAATCTCCATTGCAATAAATTGATGCACCCTTGAATGCCATGCGGTGACTTGAGCCTATTATAAAAATGGTTTTATATTTTCTTTCGGGATTAATTTGATTGAAGCTGCTTGCGGCAACACCTCCCGAAAAAATGTAACCTGCATGGGGCGTGATGATGGCTGCAACATTTTCATTGTTACATGGCTTTGCCTGTGCAAAAAGTGAAGACAGATTTTTGATGAGCGCCATAGAATCTGCCTCGTAGAATTGTCCCGCAACAGCCGGAAGACGGTCGCCGGGTCTTGG includes:
- a CDS encoding T9SS type A sorting domain-containing protein, with amino-acid sequence MSLPLLHTARIPKGFFILTLIAVCIIISSGFTHAQIAGDYRSAGTGNWTTLASWQRYNGSSWLTPTAGQGYPGQYSGTGSVLVSAGHTITIGNTGISTQPMTKVTVANTATLYLNGGTSSIVTFYLNTPTILVNSTTGTIYFNNKVSLKLPVNGIVYVGLGGLTGTCNNNVAIWIGTVDFANCSGAPGNIFTFAQLMAAGAGGTLGAVPAATAPDCAGGTIGLTGNFTGAIGAAPTYHWDVTAPGGAVTGYNTQNVSIPSAAGGTWMATLTVSTNLNGTVYTNAQTIPVTVNPLPSLTGATQATAVCGGSAAFINVSGLVPSTTFSLEYMINGVAQTPLTGLVSGLSGTSSFTTPALTTANNGQILRITRLTITSSPTNCTNTFTQDVVLSVLVDGSWLGNTSTDWNNAANWCGGIPTASTDVIIRPAALFQPVIGVAGGVCRKISISSGASLTVSGSNTLSVRGDWTNDGAFTSVAGTIILNGTALQTIGGSVTTNFSNLEIANAGGVRTTVNTRVEGMLTLTLGKLNLSGKLLTIGTPSANGTITGGSGTCYIVAYDNGSTKGTIRYRINDKNDVTYFFPMGDNDDYSPFTFTLNAITTSISGAYIDVFVKDSKLPGLNPGLMDYLTRYWDVTPGGSFIDPNFDIRMQYTDTDIEGTESSYYPVKTNGTDWYTCIENANFVAIKVGSGYVVESSNALIWSGVTRFSQMSGAGSTINTLPVKLLMFETMCEEESGLTNLVWSTATETNNDYFTIERSTDAIHWDIIATVDGAGNSISTITYRYADRLPNEGFSPGTCIYYRLSQTDYDGSSEQFNIIGTHSCELADSPDNINVMPNPFTGELKATFNSKTNGVTDIYIKDITGKTVYKGSITTTGGTNTYLMNLRALAPSVYFIQITIGNKSRVRKIVKTGK
- a CDS encoding DEAD/DEAH box helicase — protein: MKFTQYDFVAPLKINLKRLGFSRPTDIQYKSISPILKGEDVLAIAQTGTGKTAAYAIPVIQLLTTRPAITEPFSVRCLIMVPTHELSIQVAGVIEELIFGLPLTVLGLIGGVEQAPQIAMLKQRVDILVATPGRMFDLASQGFLKFTGVEILVLDEADHMLELGFITDMQQLIRRIPKGRQTLFFSATINEHIKDLAYGLVRHAVRIQISPKDPVSRNIDHSVAFVEMDDKRFFLEQVIKAHPDSKILVFVRTKVRAERVASALERVDITSQTIHGDKDQDERSQVMTNFREGVNKILIATDVSARGIDIPDVEYVVNYDLPEVAENYVHRVGRTGRGDKRGVAISFCSSSEKEILTEIENFLERPVSVMSINKTEYEATIDFSEASPHDWRSLIAENEATPAPKKKAKKKN
- a CDS encoding Rrf2 family transcriptional regulator encodes the protein MRVNTKIRYGLRTMIELGLNENSKSDTGLYQKEIAEHQNLSEKYLDPIIAALKISGLIKNAGGKKSGYLLAKPQSEIRIYDIYRAFEPELSIIHCMNKPVTCFVSHICVANEYWMDLNDVITGHMKKTTLEEMVKKHVKIKKRIAKEVLTGHCQS
- the xseA gene encoding exodeoxyribonuclease VII large subunit, whose amino-acid sequence is MNQHLRLSELVNEIAEVISDRFEGEMFWIKAEITDVKKQPDKRWCFLKFIEKEGAFITSEMKAVFWANAYGSIERFEKLSGRIFSNGLEITCQVRVRFNNRYGMSLDVLDIDHAYTMGELELERQKTLERLVSENPETISLVNGQYVTRNKRLELPLVVQRIALVTAPGSDGQRDFKEVITKNKYGYAFSVTEFLTQVQGDAAGALLAGQLKLIGEAQEQFDLVAMVRGGGSQTDFKPFDDYELSRLIAGFPLPVITGIGHDRNTSIADMMARQLKTPTEAASYIVEHNFNFESEIIQLKDRFFRSAENLLNGARESLQNMKRIIKSYSPESILNKGYAIITVNGTIITNPADLNPDDEIQTILRNEIIESVITKKRSNETEL
- a CDS encoding exodeoxyribonuclease VII small subunit; translated protein: MKPNYSKAYNDLLKLVDRIEDDEIQLDVLASKVKQAKELIEFCENSLRGIETEVNDELTGHKKNSKERKSEN
- a CDS encoding DUF1003 domain-containing protein, which translates into the protein MNTFISDISNKEFPVTEKVSARIIRPSLLAIIQKDKPAFTEENYLSVDELNYYRQKYISDTLVSEMGELTELEQTVLTSLTDKTTITDKVDVDKQQNTTFGQRVADKVASFGGSWKFIIMFGTFIFVWISLNVFMLANKGFDPYPYILLNLILSCIAAIQAPVIMMSQNRQEDKDRERAKKDYMINLKSELEIRMLHEKIDHLIMHQQQELLEIQKVQIEMMKDILEKVERKP
- a CDS encoding substrate-binding domain-containing protein gives rise to the protein MERKMHYLLLFVVSLFFLSCGSGTKIDETPTRGNIKISVDESYKLLIEAEVDVFERIYTYAVINAAYKTEVDAFNDLLNDSVRTIIANRKLTDDEDKYLRSKSLIPRTTCIAYDALAFIVNNDNPDSTLRYDQIRDIFLGKISKWNQVNPKSSSDSLTVVFDNSKSGNPRYIREKFKVPGKFPANCFAVNSNEEVVNYVQKSKNAIGIISVNWISDRDDTTSNSFMKKMRIVGVVGEGDTEGIGPFLKPYQGYIAEGSYPFCREVYIICRESFAGLGTGFASFIAGDQGQRIVLKSGLVPATMPIRLIQTR
- a CDS encoding tetratricopeptide repeat protein gives rise to the protein MKPTTSRIAKILMSLVLIVLTGISLKAQSLDKAIRLTRSELFDKAEEMFNQLIAAEPANGVNYFYAGDNYLRSYLADTATVSMKEAVDKAQAKFQKGSEMDIANPLCLVGLGKIAIFKGDMPGAKSYFEKAIAKFPSKTNKTSTLSKEMQALTYTKIAEALICTGLKDVTTAMSDMEKAVALDTKNADIYLIYGDVYLENNDGSNAISMYKMAQSLNPASPSAKLRLGKLWVRAKNWQEAIGYYKEAIGIDSTFAPAYLELGVIYMRANQNEKAKANFKKYLELSGNLNAKRRYVSVLIDTKDYAGAIVILNEIVMVDSSSNDINRAFAYCYFETGKYDKAIVAMEKFFRLATVDKILVSDYSYYGKILSKNGKDSLAILNFKKVIGMDPSNCDVLSDIAAAYNKMKNYTEAAKYYEMKIARTECKASFADYYNLGRVYYSFGQTTKDRTILLKADTTFAYVTKSKPDFQGGKSFFYRALIISTLDTVNNTAKPYFETYINYAKVDSVKNAKDLVICYGYLAAYYYFTVKDPCTAIGYWDRIIGLDPKNENTIEILKTYRSKCPEKNK
- the amrB gene encoding AmmeMemoRadiSam system protein B, whose product is MNKSLVIILLLMSIFSSGCDGQNSNKPRPGDRLPAVAGQFYEADSMALIKNLSSLFAQAKPCNNENVAAIITPHAGYIFSGGVAASSFNQINPERKYKTIFIIGSSHRMAFKGASIYCNGDFITPLGRVKTDTSLARKLIRENSVFADYPEAHKSEHCIEVQLPFLQFHMKKEFSIVPILIGTDDIATVKKISSALKPYFNDENLFVISSDFSHYPKYTDAVKADKLTSDAILSNSPKKLLDVLNTNEAAAIPNLVTSLCSWTSVLTLMYLTENNSAVHITELEYKNSGDAGVGDSSKVVGYTSIVFTREQSQNSGFTITEKDKKELLNVARSTLTTYIKEHKLPVIDSSDFSGTIKQQCGAFVTLKKKGDLRGCIGRFIAESPLYLTVRDMAVAASTQDPRFTAVTTDELKSIDIEISVLSPLQKITSIDEIEMGKHGIYIVKGSSTGTFLPQVATETGWTKEQFLGHCAQDKAGIGWNGWKDADIYIYTAVVFGEKDIRR